From Streptomyces sp. NBC_00370, a single genomic window includes:
- the mnmA gene encoding tRNA 2-thiouridine(34) synthase MnmA, translated as MTQNPQRPLRVLAAMSGGVDSAVAAARAAEAGHDVTGVHLALSANPQSFRTGARGCCTIEDSRDARRAADVIGIPFYVWDLAERFREDVVDDFVAEYEAGRTPNPCLRCNEKIKFAALLDKALALGFDAVCTGHYATVVTGADGARELHRASDMAKDQSYVLGVLDERQLAHAMFPLGDTLTTKGEIREEAQRRGLAVAKKPDSHDICFIADGDTQGFLAKRLGAAEGDIVDEAGTKLGSHDGAFGFTIGQRKGLRIGHPAADGKPRYVLDISPVDNTVTVGPADALDVLELTAVKPRWCGTAPAGSAAYTAQLRAHGGETPVTAELVDGTLRVTFEEPVRGVAPGQAVVLYDGTRVVGSATIATTVRRKTALAG; from the coding sequence ATGACTCAGAATCCCCAGCGCCCCCTCCGTGTCCTGGCCGCGATGTCGGGCGGCGTGGACTCCGCCGTCGCCGCCGCCCGCGCCGCCGAGGCGGGGCACGACGTGACCGGCGTACACCTGGCCCTCTCGGCGAATCCGCAGTCGTTCCGCACCGGAGCGCGCGGCTGCTGCACCATCGAGGACTCCCGCGACGCGCGCCGCGCGGCGGACGTCATCGGTATCCCCTTCTACGTCTGGGACCTCGCCGAACGCTTCCGCGAGGACGTCGTGGACGACTTCGTCGCCGAGTACGAGGCGGGCCGCACGCCCAACCCCTGTCTGCGCTGCAACGAGAAGATCAAGTTCGCCGCGCTGCTGGACAAGGCGCTCGCCCTCGGCTTCGACGCCGTGTGCACGGGCCACTACGCGACGGTCGTCACGGGGGCCGACGGCGCGCGTGAGCTGCACCGCGCGAGCGACATGGCCAAGGACCAGTCGTACGTGCTCGGCGTCCTGGACGAGCGGCAGCTCGCCCACGCCATGTTCCCGCTCGGGGACACCCTCACCACCAAGGGCGAGATCCGCGAAGAGGCGCAGCGGCGCGGTCTCGCCGTCGCGAAGAAGCCGGACAGCCACGACATCTGCTTCATCGCCGACGGCGACACCCAGGGCTTCCTCGCCAAGCGCCTCGGCGCGGCGGAGGGCGACATCGTGGACGAGGCGGGAACGAAGCTCGGCAGCCACGACGGCGCCTTCGGCTTCACCATCGGCCAGCGCAAGGGGCTGCGCATCGGCCACCCGGCCGCCGACGGCAAGCCGCGCTACGTGCTGGACATCTCGCCCGTCGACAACACCGTGACGGTCGGCCCCGCCGACGCCCTCGACGTCCTGGAGCTGACGGCGGTCAAGCCCCGCTGGTGCGGCACGGCGCCGGCCGGATCCGCCGCGTACACGGCCCAGTTGCGGGCCCACGGCGGCGAGACGCCGGTGACGGCGGAGCTGGTGGACGGCACCCTGCGGGTCACGTTCGAGGAGCCGGTACGGGGCGTGGC
- a CDS encoding N-acetylmuramoyl-L-alanine amidase: MGEKTSGEAAGEHRIGRRGLLIGGGLAVLGGAGLAREQLTRAWWRSPLAEKPRTPGELDFAGAQWVSASPANYRRADRPADYTVDRVVIHVVQGSYAVALKVFKDPAHAAAAHYVVRKDGHVAQMIRELDVAFHAGNRSYNERSIGIEHEGWVDRPTSFTDAMYRSSARLTADICKRYGIPVDRKHIIGHVEVPGTDHTDPGRYWDWSRYLKLVREAAAPPPPRRISAAS, from the coding sequence ATGGGCGAGAAGACGAGCGGCGAAGCCGCAGGTGAGCACCGGATCGGCAGGCGCGGTCTGCTGATCGGCGGCGGGCTCGCCGTGCTGGGCGGGGCCGGTCTGGCGCGGGAGCAGCTGACCCGCGCCTGGTGGCGGTCGCCGCTCGCCGAGAAGCCGCGCACCCCGGGTGAGCTGGATTTCGCGGGCGCCCAGTGGGTCTCCGCCTCCCCGGCGAACTACCGGCGGGCCGACCGCCCCGCCGACTACACCGTCGACCGCGTGGTGATCCATGTGGTGCAGGGCAGCTACGCGGTCGCGCTGAAGGTGTTCAAGGACCCGGCGCACGCGGCGGCTGCGCACTACGTGGTGCGCAAGGACGGTCATGTGGCGCAGATGATCCGCGAGCTGGACGTCGCGTTCCACGCGGGGAACCGCTCGTACAACGAGCGCAGCATAGGGATCGAGCACGAGGGCTGGGTGGACCGGCCGACGTCGTTCACGGACGCGATGTACCGCTCGTCGGCCCGGCTGACCGCGGACATCTGCAAGCGGTACGGGATACCCGTCGACCGTAAGCACATCATCGGCCATGTCGAGGTCCCCGGCACTGATCACACCGATCCCGGCCGGTACTGGGACTGGAGCCGCTATCTGAAGCTGGTGCGCGAGGCGGCCGCGCCGCCCCCGCCGAGGCGGATCTCCGCCGCGAGCTGA